The region TTTTCTTTTGTGTTGTTTTTGAATTTCGGCCTATCGCTTCCGTATCCTGTTGAGCTTAATTTGTTTTCGTTTACACCCAGCTTAATCAGTTCATGTTTGACGGCATCGGCTCGTTTTTTGGAAAGTATTTTATTGCGTTTTTTATTTCCGGTATTATCCGTATGACCTTGGATATCTGCACTTTTTTCTGTTTGTATTAAGTAAGTTGCAAATTCCTTAATTTTATCTTTAAATTCATCTTTAATCTCATATTTTGCATTGTCAAAATTTATATCGAAATTATATACTTTATCGTTCCAGCTATGTTTTGATATGTTAAGCCTTGAGACGATAGAATTTAGAGAAGAAGAAAGATCTTCAATATCTCTTGCATCGATGTATACTCCGTTGCCTAATGTTAAATTTTTAAGCTCATTTCTAGTCTTTAAATTTACTTTGTAGCCTATAACAAAAGAGTTTATTGCTAAATTTGAGTTGTCTCTTGCAAGTTTATCGATTTGTACTCTTGTGTTTTTGCTGTTGCAAGTATCATGACTAGAGCCGATAATGATAAGATTTACTTGTGTTTGTGAGTTTTTGGCTAACGAATTTGCTTTTGAGATGGCTTTTGAAAGCGCTGATTTGCCGCCAAAATTTATATTTTCTGTTGAGGCTATAAATTTTTGCATATCGGCAGTAGGATAAATTTGTACATCCGCTTTACAAGAGCCGCTAAAATTTACAAGACTTAAATTTGTTTTATTGCCATCTGTTTTTAATACGATATCTTTTAAACTTTGCATATAAGCATCTGTTTGATTTATGGCACTTGATGTATCCAATACAAATATCGTAAGCGGTTTTTTATTTTCTATGGTTTCATTTTGGACCATTGATTTATTTGTGCAAGCGCTCAAAACTAGTGCGATAGCAAAAATAAGTGTAAGATTTAGAAATTTATTCATTAAAGCTCCTGTTGTTTGAATTTTTGGTAATTATACAATGTTTTAAATTTATGACAAATTTAACACTAGCTTTACAAATCTAATATATCATTTCAAAATAAAATTAGAAATGAGGAGAGAAAATGATTAAAAAAATCGTTGCGGCTTTGATTGTCGCAGCCGTATCAACATGGGCAAAAGGAGCCGAAATGGGAAATAAAACTATAGTTTTAGCGGGAGGGTGCTTCTGGGGGACGGAGGCTTATCTTAAGCAGCTCCCAGGAGTCAAAGATACGTATGTCGCTTATGCAAATTCAAAAGTGCCAAATCCAAGCTATCAGCAAGTAAGCTACGGCAACACAAATGCAGCCGAAGCCGTATATGTCGAGTATGATGAGTATGTTATCGATTTGCCGCATTTGCTTAAGTATTTTTTCTATACGATTGATCCGACTAGCTTAAATAAGCAGGGAAATGATCGCGGAACTCAGTACAGAACGGGAATTTACTTTACCGATCCAAAGGATGAGGCTGAAATTTTAGCTTTTATAAAAGAAAAGCAAAAAGAGTATAGCAAACCTATAGTTGTCGAGGTTATGGCGCTACAAAACATCAGCAAAGCAGAGGAGTATCATCAAGACTACCTAACTAAAAATCCAAACGGATACTGCCACGTGACATTTGAGAGCTTACCTCCAAAAGACGCGGTGCTAAGCAGTAAAAAGAAAGAAGCGAAAATGGATATGGATAAGCTAAAAAGTTATCAAAATAAAAACGATGCACAGCTTAAAAGCGAGCTTAGCGATCTGTCTTACGACGTAGTTAAAAACTCGGCTACAGAAAGGCCTTTTACGAGCGAACTAAATGATGAAAAAAGGGAAGGGATATTTGTAGATATAACTAACGGACAGCCGCTATTTTCATCTTATGATAAATTCAATTCAGGTTCGGGCTGGCCAAGCTTTACCAAGCCGATAGACGGCTCTTTGCTTGGCGAAGTGGCTGATAATAGCTACGGCATGCGAAGGGTTGAAGTGCGCACCAGTCTTTCTGATTCGCACCTTGGGCATGTTTTTGACGACGGTCCAAGAGATAAGGGTGGTCTAAGATACTGCATCAACGGCGCTGCACTTAAATTTATCCCAAAAGAGGATATGGAAAAAGAGGGCTATGGCTACTTGATACCGTATCTTAACGAGCAAGCTAAGGCTGCAAAATAGGGCGAGTGAAATTTGAGCTCATTTAGATCTGTTTATCGTGGATTTAAAATTTTTGCATTACAATTGCGAAACAATTTAATTTAAAGGATAAACAATGGAAGTTTGCACAACCTCTTGAACAAGACTTGACCCGATAGATAAAGCAGGTCTTGAAGCCTTAAAAAAGGCTGGTATAGAAAATCCTGATGTGATAAAAACCATAAAATGTCGCACGGTAGCAAAGGGTAAATTTCGCCACGAAAACTATATCCGCAATCTACCGCCTTATATCGTAGATGAGCCGCCTACGCTTCTTGGTGAGGACACCGCACTAAATCCGAGCGAAGCCGTTCTTGCCGCGCTTGGAAGCTGCGTAGCCGTAGGAATTCATGCAAATGCTGTAGATCAAGATATAGTGATAGCAAATCTTGAGGTTTTGGTTGAGGGCGATCTAAACATCACTGCCGTTTGGGGTACGGGCGATCTTAGCGATAAACCGCTTGGAATGACCGACGTAAGGCTGAAAATAAATCTTAGCACAAACAAAGACGAAGCTACAAACAAAGCTTTAATAGATAAGGCGATTAAATACTCGCCTGTGGTAAATACGCTTTTGCGTAATGTAAATGTTAAAGTTGATTAAAAAATAGCGCTTTGGGTAAGACCCCCAAAGCCTTTGTGCTTAAATTTCTTTTTGGCTAGGTAAAATTTAGCCTAAAATTTTAAAGTAGATAAAAATCCCTCAAGTCCCATTTTGATATCTTTAAATGTGGTTTCAAAATCCTCTGTGTACCAAGGATCGGCGACATCATCGCTAGAGCCTGCAAACGAAAGCAGCTTTGCAACTTTTTCGCTTTTATACCCTGCGATACGCTCGATATTTCTGATGTTTGCCGTGTCCATTGCGATTATGTGGTCGTAGTAGTCTATATCGCTCTTTTTCATCTGAACGGCTCTGTGTGATACTACCGCTACGCCTTTTTCTTTTAATTTAGATTGTGTGCCGTGATGAACGGGATTGCCTATCTCTTCGCTGCTTGTGCCTGCCGAAGCTATTTCAAATTTGCTCGCTAAACCGAGCTTCGTAACTATGTGCGTAAATAAAGACTCCGCCATCGTGCTTCTGCAGATGTTTCCGTGACATACGAACAAAACCTTTATCATGTACTTAAACTCCAGCCTCAAGCTGCTGCATATACTCTTCAAATGTGCCTTTAAAATCCACTATCTCGCCATCTCCTTTAAGGTGGATAATGCGGTTTGCAAACGCATCAATGAGCTCCCTATCGTGGCTTATGCAGATTACGTTGCCGTTAAATTTATAAAGAGCCTCGCCAAGAGCGATGATAGCCTCAAGGTCAAGGTGGTTGTTTGGTTCATCCAAGATCAGCAAATTTCCGCGGTCAAGCATGATCTTACTAAGCATTAGGCGGTGCTTTTCGCCTCCGCTTAACGAGCTTACTGATTTTTCTTGCTCGGCACCGCTAAAGAGCATTCTGCCAAGGCACTTTCTGATCTCATCTAGGTCTTTGTTTTTCTCATCTTGTAGCCACTCGTATAGCTTAAGTTCGCCTGAAATTTTATTTGTCGTATCTTGCGCGAAGTAGCTTGGCTCGATGGTTGCGCCTATGTGGATATCGCCGCTATCGGGCTTAACCTCTCCTATGATGATTTTAGCTAGGGTGCTTTTGCCTACGCCGTTTGCGCCGATGATGGCTACTTTGTCGTTCTTTTCGAGCTTGAAGCTAAAATTTTCAAAAAGCGTTTTGTCAAATTTCTTGCTTATATTGCGAACTTCTAAAATTTCGTTTCCGATATCGCGCTTGGTGCGAAAGAGTATGCTCGGATCGCGTCTGCTTGAGACTTTTATCTCTTCGATATCAAGCTTGCTTAACTGCTTTTGACGGCTTGTAGCTTGGCGCGCTTTACTTGCGTTTGCGCTAAATCTAGCGATAAATTTCTCAAGCTCCTCTTTTTCTTTAAGTTTCTTATCGCGCTCCATCTCATGCTGCTTTGCAACGAGAGTTGAGGCGATATACCAGTCGTCGTAGTTGCCTGTAAATTCTCGAATTTTCTTAAAATCCACATCCAAGATATGTGTGCAGACAGCGTTGATAAAGTGGCGGTCGTGGCTGATTACAACCATCGTACCTTCATGGCGGTTTAGTTCGTTTTCAAGCCACTTGATACTTTCGATATCAAGGTTGTTGGTCGGCTCGTCTAAAAATAAAATATCAGGCTTTGGAAAGAGCACTTGAGCTAAAAGTACCTTAAATTTGTCCGAATTTTCAACTTCGCTCATAAGCTTATCAAAGTCGCTAAAACCAAGCGAGCTTAGGATTTTTTCTATCCTTGTTTCATACTCGTAGCTTGGATCTTCTTCAGCCGTTATCATCTCCAAAACGCCCAAACGCTCGTTTATCTCGTCGGTAAATTCCTTGCTCATGTAAAGCTTTTCTTTCTCTTTAACCGCGTCATAAAGGCGCTTGTTGCCGTATAAAACGGCGTCTTTAATGGTGAAATTTTCAAACGCGAACTGATCTTGCCCGAGCGTGCCTACTCTAAGTCCGTTTTCTATGACGATATCGCCTGAATTTGCTTCAAGCTCGCCTGATAAAATTTTTAAGAACGTTGATTTGCCCGCGCCATTTGCGCCGATGAGCCCGTATCTATTTTGGCGATTTAGCTTTAAATTTACATCTTCAAATAGAAGTTGCGCATTAAATCTCATAACTAAATTTTTAATCTCAACCATAAATTTACCTCTGAATTTCGTTATTTTTAATAATCTAATTATCTTGCCAAAAAGTTGTTTAAAATTCGTATAAACTAAATTTGTATAGTTATAAAAATTTATTAATAATATTTATTATTAATTATTTTATTTTTAAGTTTTATTAATTTTATTTAATATTATGATACAATTGCGTTTTTATAGCTCTTTGAGACAAATGAGTGTATTTAGGTTGATTTAAGATATGACGACAAAGTATAATATATCAAATATTCAATATAGGGCCGGTAAAAACGGACAAAACCAAGTATATAATTTCTTGTTGCTACTTTTTGTATTTATAAATATCATAATTTGTATATTTTTAATAATTCAAAATATAGACTTTAAAATTATTACCGTATACCTTATCACCGCTTTAATTACTTTCGGATTTTACTATCAAAGAAGATCTTCAAAAGAGGTTGTAATATACTGGGTGCATGGAGCTGTAGTCTTTCACGCCGTATTTGGGATTTTGTTATTTGGTTGGGGATACGGTATAGAAAATATTTTTATTTGGGCTATAGGCGCTAATTATTTTATGATCTTAAAGAGGAATTTTTTCTCTTTTGCCATTATGATGTTTGAAGCTACTCTTTATTTGATACTTTATCTTTATAGAGATAGTTTGGGTATGCAGCTACTTGATGAGAAATTTAAAGAAGGCTGTTATATATTTTTATTTCTTTGTATATTTACTTCGTTTTTAAAAAGAACTATGGCTCTTGGCTCTATGCATGTTCAAAATTTTGAAGATATTAAGATGAAAAGCGATAAAGCTAAGGAGATATCCGAGCATGACTATCTGACGGGACTCAAAAATCGCTTGATAGTAGAGGATCATATAAAGGATATGTTGAAAATTTATTCAAATCAGGGTAAAACTTATGGCGGCAAAAAAGAGATACTCATAGCGCTTGCGGATATAGATAACTTCAAAAACATAAACGATACTTTTGGACATACTCAAGGCGATGAAGTGCTCAAAGCTACCGCTGGAGCACTTAGTGAAAATTTTAGAGCCGATGAAGATGTAGTTTCTAGATGGGGTGGAGAGGAATTTTTAATAGCCGCTTTTATCTCAAACAAATGCGATGCGGAGAAAATTTTAAATAGAATTTTACGTAAGGTAAACATGATAAAGACTCCTGACGATAAGGGTGTCGGAGTAACTTTTGGCGCTATTATTTTAAGTGACGATGTTGGATCTGATGTGGACATTAAGCAGATTATAAAGAGTGCCGATGAGCTTTTATATGAAGGCAAAAAAGAGGGGAAAAACCGGGTTAAGATTAAGAAATGGGCACAAGAAT is a window of Campylobacter sp. CCUG 57310 DNA encoding:
- a CDS encoding ABC-F family ATP-binding cassette domain-containing protein; its protein translation is MVEIKNLVMRFNAQLLFEDVNLKLNRQNRYGLIGANGAGKSTFLKILSGELEANSGDIVIENGLRVGTLGQDQFAFENFTIKDAVLYGNKRLYDAVKEKEKLYMSKEFTDEINERLGVLEMITAEEDPSYEYETRIEKILSSLGFSDFDKLMSEVENSDKFKVLLAQVLFPKPDILFLDEPTNNLDIESIKWLENELNRHEGTMVVISHDRHFINAVCTHILDVDFKKIREFTGNYDDWYIASTLVAKQHEMERDKKLKEKEELEKFIARFSANASKARQATSRQKQLSKLDIEEIKVSSRRDPSILFRTKRDIGNEILEVRNISKKFDKTLFENFSFKLEKNDKVAIIGANGVGKSTLAKIIIGEVKPDSGDIHIGATIEPSYFAQDTTNKISGELKLYEWLQDEKNKDLDEIRKCLGRMLFSGAEQEKSVSSLSGGEKHRLMLSKIMLDRGNLLILDEPNNHLDLEAIIALGEALYKFNGNVICISHDRELIDAFANRIIHLKGDGEIVDFKGTFEEYMQQLEAGV
- a CDS encoding OsmC family protein: MIKTIKCRTVAKGKFRHENYIRNLPPYIVDEPPTLLGEDTALNPSEAVLAALGSCVAVGIHANAVDQDIVIANLEVLVEGDLNITAVWGTGDLSDKPLGMTDVRLKINLSTNKDEATNKALIDKAIKYSPVVNTLLRNVNVKVD
- a CDS encoding OmpA family protein, with the translated sequence MNKFLNLTLIFAIALVLSACTNKSMVQNETIENKKPLTIFVLDTSSAINQTDAYMQSLKDIVLKTDGNKTNLSLVNFSGSCKADVQIYPTADMQKFIASTENINFGGKSALSKAISKANSLAKNSQTQVNLIIIGSSHDTCNSKNTRVQIDKLARDNSNLAINSFVIGYKVNLKTRNELKNLTLGNGVYIDARDIEDLSSSLNSIVSRLNISKHSWNDKVYNFDINFDNAKYEIKDEFKDKIKEFATYLIQTEKSADIQGHTDNTGNKKRNKILSKKRADAVKHELIKLGVNENKLSSTGYGSDRPKFKNNTKENRYKNRRVEAHIR
- a CDS encoding GGDEF domain-containing protein; protein product: MTTKYNISNIQYRAGKNGQNQVYNFLLLLFVFINIIICIFLIIQNIDFKIITVYLITALITFGFYYQRRSSKEVVIYWVHGAVVFHAVFGILLFGWGYGIENIFIWAIGANYFMILKRNFFSFAIMMFEATLYLILYLYRDSLGMQLLDEKFKEGCYIFLFLCIFTSFLKRTMALGSMHVQNFEDIKMKSDKAKEISEHDYLTGLKNRLIVEDHIKDMLKIYSNQGKTYGGKKEILIALADIDNFKNINDTFGHTQGDEVLKATAGALSENFRADEDVVSRWGGEEFLIAAFISNKCDAEKILNRILRKVNMIKTPDDKGVGVTFGAIILSDDVGSDVDIKQIIKSADELLYEGKKEGKNRVKIKKWAQE
- the msrB gene encoding peptide-methionine (R)-S-oxide reductase MsrB → MGNKTIVLAGGCFWGTEAYLKQLPGVKDTYVAYANSKVPNPSYQQVSYGNTNAAEAVYVEYDEYVIDLPHLLKYFFYTIDPTSLNKQGNDRGTQYRTGIYFTDPKDEAEILAFIKEKQKEYSKPIVVEVMALQNISKAEEYHQDYLTKNPNGYCHVTFESLPPKDAVLSSKKKEAKMDMDKLKSYQNKNDAQLKSELSDLSYDVVKNSATERPFTSELNDEKREGIFVDITNGQPLFSSYDKFNSGSGWPSFTKPIDGSLLGEVADNSYGMRRVEVRTSLSDSHLGHVFDDGPRDKGGLRYCINGAALKFIPKEDMEKEGYGYLIPYLNEQAKAAK
- a CDS encoding low molecular weight protein-tyrosine-phosphatase; protein product: MIKVLFVCHGNICRSTMAESLFTHIVTKLGLASKFEIASAGTSSEEIGNPVHHGTQSKLKEKGVAVVSHRAVQMKKSDIDYYDHIIAMDTANIRNIERIAGYKSEKVAKLLSFAGSSDDVADPWYTEDFETTFKDIKMGLEGFLSTLKF